One Luteibacter aegosomaticola genomic window carries:
- a CDS encoding OapA family protein — protein MVDEIRGAQHSARKQAIRRKAQRRHSHFYDNRAAHWSFSRNASSEPLSWSRERWILAGTAFLLVILSALVIPAWAGAMKSPKITSATPVAHNVVSLAVPKMDPATVKPLAPAEEWQTVQVEAGQTLADIFLAQGLNMTDLQHVIDGAGGTKVFHQIKPGQEFQFLIGADHVLKGVRFDQDEATIATLRLDGDAAKVTTQVRDVQRREHIAHGLIDGSLFAAASKAGMSNAMVLKLAEAFKYDIDFVQDLRVGDSFTVIYDDVYSDGSYLREGDIVAAEFVNQGKRYTAYRYKSADGKVGYFSEEGRPLAGSFLRIPVDFTRISSQFSAGRMHPILGKMRAHKGVDYAAPTGTPIHAAGDGVIKFRGWMNGYGNFVIIQHNGTISTAYGHMSRFANLRVGQHVSQGATIGFVGMTGLATGPHLHYEFRVNNVQRDPQTVTLPKPEPLPAAQLAKFKKEVVGPQLARLNQLDSNYKLASAKSGTTSSDD, from the coding sequence ATGGTGGATGAGATTCGAGGCGCGCAACACAGCGCGCGTAAGCAAGCGATTCGTCGCAAGGCGCAGCGTCGCCACTCCCACTTCTATGACAATCGTGCGGCGCACTGGTCCTTCAGTCGCAACGCGTCGTCGGAACCGCTGAGCTGGTCGCGCGAGCGCTGGATCCTCGCGGGCACCGCGTTCCTGCTTGTCATTCTTTCCGCCCTGGTCATCCCCGCGTGGGCCGGTGCGATGAAGTCGCCCAAGATCACCTCGGCCACGCCTGTCGCGCACAACGTCGTGTCGCTCGCCGTGCCGAAGATGGATCCCGCCACCGTGAAGCCGCTCGCCCCGGCGGAAGAGTGGCAGACCGTACAGGTCGAAGCCGGCCAAACGCTCGCCGACATCTTCCTGGCGCAAGGCCTGAACATGACCGACCTGCAGCACGTCATCGACGGCGCGGGCGGCACCAAGGTGTTCCACCAGATCAAGCCGGGCCAGGAGTTCCAGTTCCTGATCGGCGCCGACCACGTATTGAAGGGTGTGCGCTTCGACCAGGATGAAGCCACCATCGCCACGCTGCGCCTCGATGGCGATGCGGCGAAGGTCACCACCCAGGTGCGCGACGTGCAGCGCCGCGAGCACATCGCCCACGGCCTTATCGATGGCTCGCTGTTCGCCGCCGCGTCCAAGGCCGGCATGAGCAACGCGATGGTCCTGAAGCTCGCCGAAGCGTTCAAGTACGACATCGACTTCGTGCAGGACCTGCGCGTTGGCGATAGCTTCACCGTGATCTACGACGATGTGTACAGCGACGGCTCGTACCTGCGCGAAGGCGATATCGTCGCCGCCGAGTTCGTGAACCAGGGCAAGCGCTACACCGCGTATCGCTACAAGAGCGCGGATGGCAAGGTCGGCTACTTCAGCGAAGAAGGCCGCCCGCTCGCCGGCTCCTTCCTGCGCATCCCGGTCGACTTCACCCGCATCTCCTCGCAGTTCAGCGCAGGCCGCATGCACCCGATCCTGGGCAAGATGCGCGCGCACAAGGGCGTTGATTACGCCGCACCCACCGGCACGCCGATCCACGCCGCCGGCGATGGCGTCATCAAGTTCCGCGGCTGGATGAATGGCTACGGCAACTTCGTGATCATCCAGCACAACGGCACCATCAGCACGGCCTATGGCCACATGTCGCGCTTCGCCAACCTGCGCGTCGGCCAGCACGTGAGCCAGGGTGCCACCATCGGCTTCGTCGGCATGACCGGCCTGGCCACCGGCCCGCACCTGCACTACGAATTCCGCGTCAACAACGTGCAGCGCGATCCGCAGACGGTGACCCTGCCGAAGCCGGAGCCGCTGCCGGCCGCGCAGCTGGCGAAGTTCAAGAAGGAAGTGGTCGGCCCGCAGCTCGCCCGCCTCAACCAGCTCGACAGCAACTACAAGCTGGCCAGCGCCAAGAGCGGCACCACCTCGAGCGACGACTAA